One stretch of Excalfactoria chinensis isolate bCotChi1 chromosome 2, bCotChi1.hap2, whole genome shotgun sequence DNA includes these proteins:
- the ZNF438 gene encoding zinc finger protein 438 isoform X2, with amino-acid sequence MHNKHKSPTDVIQSFQKKSQFRTIAPKMVPKVLTSGMVSCLQSSLPEQHTPISAAGSKPLVVPAQNYAVMQVAGHEGTFSLLALPYVTPAVIQPSQQTNMTHSENLKLPIPRYQSVRNKLLCDNKTSQASVLNTQNKVPTKGQISLQTSPMTALAEDCPKTHSSSDSSEPVTLTDHNSPEMMVATLQSKNTCVESGSPSVNKTKTAISNVSGPSKVKETSSKPENSSNPVKFSLDSVKTASATAEESFIMSENLKEKPTNSANSVSVLSPAVFGSAVQMTPPAPTGKLPILPYSRMKNSVFCKSQSTNAKDISDISLRPEREKMPALAKAFHAPAKASDKLLAVSLTQAPKQTIREKTFSPSSKVDVDSLKKLNGTPSKRRGRVQDDLLAFQAKRKKCIVNKFREVRERVKADLQPPEDKKTEAVKKYRNIRPKPVMVGQAIAPLTSTVLVEAKSPDHLDKGDFLNSSHASKYSSYNHNETTSATSVDSGKNAYSAVPKPWHRCHVCNHNFQFKHHLQDHMNAHTNKRPYTCRICRKAYIHSGSLSTHMKLHHNEGKPKKFVCCEFCAKIFGHAKVYFGHLREVHRVVISTEPSGSEQQMQDALRNRDTNIKEAEEATERGNRCDFEDLFHNTGEVKLQIRCGQCQFIAQSFGEMKFHLLCSHGEEIQGRVKEGSLQGNRGARGELIKHAAHFWKQHNERRHLAKCSDNEEEFCTYPKLKRQIYIHHQSNADALTKSEMTHSGSSEAAKGMQNAGCGTPSKKIEFWSNAGYNCILCKQVFGRKEDLCNHWQSHHNCEDSSILWTIFSFFSKHGVFELSSVSEY; translated from the exons ATGCATA ATAAACACAAATCTCCTACGGACGTAATACAaagttttcagaagaaaagtcaGTTTAGAACCATTGCTCCAAAAATGGTGCCAAAAGTTTTAACATCTGGAATGGTTTCTTGTCTTCAGTCATCTTTGCCTGAACAACATACACCGATTTCAGCAGCTGGTTCTAAACCACTGGTGGTACCAGCTCAAAACTATGCTGTCATGCAGGTAGCTGGTCATGAGGGCACGTTTTCTCTTTTGGCCTTGCCATACGTCACCCCTGCTGTGATACAGCCAAGCCAGCAAACAAACATGACCcattctgaaaacctgaagttGCCTATCCCTCGGTACCAATCTGTAAGAAACAAATTGCTTTGTGACAATAAAACAAGCCAAGCCTCTGTTTTGAATACACAGAACAAGGTACCTACCAAAGGACAGATCTCATTGCAGACTTCCCCCATGACTGCCTTAGCTGAAGACTGTCCAAAAACTCATTCTAGCTCGGACTCATCTGAGCCAGTGACACTAACAGACCATAATTCACCTGAAATGATGGTTGCTACATTACAAAGTAAAAACACTTGTGTGGAATCTGGATCTCCTTcagtgaacaaaacaaaaactgctatCAGTAATGTTTCTGGGCCATCTAAAGTTAAAGAGACTTCAAGCAAGCCAGAAAATTCAAGTAATCCTGTGAAATTTAGCCTGGACTCTGTGAAGACAGCATCTGCAACTGCAGAAGAGTCATTCATTATGTCAGAGAATCTAaaggaaaaacccacaaatTCTGCAAATTCTGTTTCCGTCCTGTCACCAGCAGTTTTTGGTAGTGCAGTACAGATGACTCCACCAGCACCAACAGGAAAACTTCCTATTTTGCCTTACTCAAGAATgaaaaattcagtattttgtaAATCCCAAAGTACTAATGCAAAGGATATATCTGATATTTCACTAAGACCTGAACGTGAAAAGATGCCAGCTTTGGCGAAAGCCTTTCATGCTCCTGCTAAAGCATCTGATAAACTATTAGCTGTATCTTTGACTCAAGCGCCCAAACAGACCATTCGGGAAAAAACCTTCTCTCCATCCAGTAAAGTGGATGTTGACAGCCTTAAAAAGTTGAATGGTACGCCCTCTAAAAGGAGAGGCAGAGTCCAAGATGATTTATTGGCTTTTCAGGCCAAGCGAAAGAAATGCATCGTTAATAAATTTCGAGAAGTAAGAGAGAGGGTGAAAGCTGATCTTCAGCCACctgaagacaaaaaaacagAGGCAGTAAAAAAATACCGTAATATTAGACCCAAACCAGTGATGGTTGGACAGGCAATTGCACCACTGACTTCTACAGTGCTGGTAGAGGCAAAGTCTCCTGACCATTTAGACAAAGGTGATTTTTTAAACAGTTCACATGCCAGTAAATATTCAAGTTACAACCATAATGAGACCACATCAGCTACATCAGTTGATTCAGGTAAAAATGCATACTCAGCTGTACCCAAGCCATGGCACAGATGCCACGTATGTAACCATAACTTCCAGTTCAAACACCATCTTCAGGACCATATGaatgcacacacaaacaaacgGCCCTACACTTGTCGAATCTGCCGGAAGGCCTACATTCATTCTGGAAGCCTGAGCACGCATATGAAACTTCATCACAACGAAGGCAAACCCAAGAAGTTTGTGTGTTGTGAATTCTGTGCTAAGATTTTTGGCCATGCAAAAGTATACTTTGGTCACCTAAGGGAAGTGCACAGGGTTGTTATTAGCACAGAGCCCTCGGGTAGTGAGCAACAGATGCAAGACGCTTTGAGGAACAGGGACACGAATATAAAAGAGGCAGAAGAAGCAACGGAAAG gggAAATAGATGCGATTTTGAAGACCTATTCCATAATACAGGAGAAGTTAAATTACAGATCAGATGTGGTCAGTGTCAATTCATTGCACAGTCTTTTGGTGAAATGAAGTTTCACTTGTTATGCTCTCATGGAGAAGAGATCCAGGGAAGAGTAAAGGAAGGATCTCTGCAAGGAAATAGAGGAGCTAGGGGAGAACTGATCAAACATGCGGCTCACTTCTGGAAACAGCACaatgaaagaagacatttgGCAAAATGCAGTGACAATGAGGAGGAGTTTTGTACTTATCCAAAATTGAAAAGACAAATATACATTCACCATCAAAGTAATGCTGATGCGTTAACTAAAAGTGAAATGACTCATTCAGGAAGCAGTGAAGCAGCCAAGGGGATGCAAAATGCAGGTTGTGGTACACCAAGCAAAAAGATTGAATTTTGGTCTAACGCTGGATATAACTGCATTTTATGCAAGCAggtatttggaagaaaagaggaTCTTTGTAATCATTGGCAAAGTCATCATAACTGTGAAGACTCTTCTATTTTATGGACAATTTTTAGTTTCTTCTCAAAACACGGAGTTTTTGAACTTTCTAGTGTTAGTGAATATTGA
- the ZNF438 gene encoding zinc finger protein 438 isoform X1: MQNPLTFSADKHKSPTDVIQSFQKKSQFRTIAPKMVPKVLTSGMVSCLQSSLPEQHTPISAAGSKPLVVPAQNYAVMQVAGHEGTFSLLALPYVTPAVIQPSQQTNMTHSENLKLPIPRYQSVRNKLLCDNKTSQASVLNTQNKVPTKGQISLQTSPMTALAEDCPKTHSSSDSSEPVTLTDHNSPEMMVATLQSKNTCVESGSPSVNKTKTAISNVSGPSKVKETSSKPENSSNPVKFSLDSVKTASATAEESFIMSENLKEKPTNSANSVSVLSPAVFGSAVQMTPPAPTGKLPILPYSRMKNSVFCKSQSTNAKDISDISLRPEREKMPALAKAFHAPAKASDKLLAVSLTQAPKQTIREKTFSPSSKVDVDSLKKLNGTPSKRRGRVQDDLLAFQAKRKKCIVNKFREVRERVKADLQPPEDKKTEAVKKYRNIRPKPVMVGQAIAPLTSTVLVEAKSPDHLDKGDFLNSSHASKYSSYNHNETTSATSVDSGKNAYSAVPKPWHRCHVCNHNFQFKHHLQDHMNAHTNKRPYTCRICRKAYIHSGSLSTHMKLHHNEGKPKKFVCCEFCAKIFGHAKVYFGHLREVHRVVISTEPSGSEQQMQDALRNRDTNIKEAEEATERGNRCDFEDLFHNTGEVKLQIRCGQCQFIAQSFGEMKFHLLCSHGEEIQGRVKEGSLQGNRGARGELIKHAAHFWKQHNERRHLAKCSDNEEEFCTYPKLKRQIYIHHQSNADALTKSEMTHSGSSEAAKGMQNAGCGTPSKKIEFWSNAGYNCILCKQVFGRKEDLCNHWQSHHNCEDSSILWTIFSFFSKHGVFELSSVSEY; the protein is encoded by the exons ATGCAGAATCCTTTAACTTTTTCTGCAG ATAAACACAAATCTCCTACGGACGTAATACAaagttttcagaagaaaagtcaGTTTAGAACCATTGCTCCAAAAATGGTGCCAAAAGTTTTAACATCTGGAATGGTTTCTTGTCTTCAGTCATCTTTGCCTGAACAACATACACCGATTTCAGCAGCTGGTTCTAAACCACTGGTGGTACCAGCTCAAAACTATGCTGTCATGCAGGTAGCTGGTCATGAGGGCACGTTTTCTCTTTTGGCCTTGCCATACGTCACCCCTGCTGTGATACAGCCAAGCCAGCAAACAAACATGACCcattctgaaaacctgaagttGCCTATCCCTCGGTACCAATCTGTAAGAAACAAATTGCTTTGTGACAATAAAACAAGCCAAGCCTCTGTTTTGAATACACAGAACAAGGTACCTACCAAAGGACAGATCTCATTGCAGACTTCCCCCATGACTGCCTTAGCTGAAGACTGTCCAAAAACTCATTCTAGCTCGGACTCATCTGAGCCAGTGACACTAACAGACCATAATTCACCTGAAATGATGGTTGCTACATTACAAAGTAAAAACACTTGTGTGGAATCTGGATCTCCTTcagtgaacaaaacaaaaactgctatCAGTAATGTTTCTGGGCCATCTAAAGTTAAAGAGACTTCAAGCAAGCCAGAAAATTCAAGTAATCCTGTGAAATTTAGCCTGGACTCTGTGAAGACAGCATCTGCAACTGCAGAAGAGTCATTCATTATGTCAGAGAATCTAaaggaaaaacccacaaatTCTGCAAATTCTGTTTCCGTCCTGTCACCAGCAGTTTTTGGTAGTGCAGTACAGATGACTCCACCAGCACCAACAGGAAAACTTCCTATTTTGCCTTACTCAAGAATgaaaaattcagtattttgtaAATCCCAAAGTACTAATGCAAAGGATATATCTGATATTTCACTAAGACCTGAACGTGAAAAGATGCCAGCTTTGGCGAAAGCCTTTCATGCTCCTGCTAAAGCATCTGATAAACTATTAGCTGTATCTTTGACTCAAGCGCCCAAACAGACCATTCGGGAAAAAACCTTCTCTCCATCCAGTAAAGTGGATGTTGACAGCCTTAAAAAGTTGAATGGTACGCCCTCTAAAAGGAGAGGCAGAGTCCAAGATGATTTATTGGCTTTTCAGGCCAAGCGAAAGAAATGCATCGTTAATAAATTTCGAGAAGTAAGAGAGAGGGTGAAAGCTGATCTTCAGCCACctgaagacaaaaaaacagAGGCAGTAAAAAAATACCGTAATATTAGACCCAAACCAGTGATGGTTGGACAGGCAATTGCACCACTGACTTCTACAGTGCTGGTAGAGGCAAAGTCTCCTGACCATTTAGACAAAGGTGATTTTTTAAACAGTTCACATGCCAGTAAATATTCAAGTTACAACCATAATGAGACCACATCAGCTACATCAGTTGATTCAGGTAAAAATGCATACTCAGCTGTACCCAAGCCATGGCACAGATGCCACGTATGTAACCATAACTTCCAGTTCAAACACCATCTTCAGGACCATATGaatgcacacacaaacaaacgGCCCTACACTTGTCGAATCTGCCGGAAGGCCTACATTCATTCTGGAAGCCTGAGCACGCATATGAAACTTCATCACAACGAAGGCAAACCCAAGAAGTTTGTGTGTTGTGAATTCTGTGCTAAGATTTTTGGCCATGCAAAAGTATACTTTGGTCACCTAAGGGAAGTGCACAGGGTTGTTATTAGCACAGAGCCCTCGGGTAGTGAGCAACAGATGCAAGACGCTTTGAGGAACAGGGACACGAATATAAAAGAGGCAGAAGAAGCAACGGAAAG gggAAATAGATGCGATTTTGAAGACCTATTCCATAATACAGGAGAAGTTAAATTACAGATCAGATGTGGTCAGTGTCAATTCATTGCACAGTCTTTTGGTGAAATGAAGTTTCACTTGTTATGCTCTCATGGAGAAGAGATCCAGGGAAGAGTAAAGGAAGGATCTCTGCAAGGAAATAGAGGAGCTAGGGGAGAACTGATCAAACATGCGGCTCACTTCTGGAAACAGCACaatgaaagaagacatttgGCAAAATGCAGTGACAATGAGGAGGAGTTTTGTACTTATCCAAAATTGAAAAGACAAATATACATTCACCATCAAAGTAATGCTGATGCGTTAACTAAAAGTGAAATGACTCATTCAGGAAGCAGTGAAGCAGCCAAGGGGATGCAAAATGCAGGTTGTGGTACACCAAGCAAAAAGATTGAATTTTGGTCTAACGCTGGATATAACTGCATTTTATGCAAGCAggtatttggaagaaaagaggaTCTTTGTAATCATTGGCAAAGTCATCATAACTGTGAAGACTCTTCTATTTTATGGACAATTTTTAGTTTCTTCTCAAAACACGGAGTTTTTGAACTTTCTAGTGTTAGTGAATATTGA
- the ZNF438 gene encoding zinc finger protein 438 isoform X3, with amino-acid sequence MVPKVLTSGMVSCLQSSLPEQHTPISAAGSKPLVVPAQNYAVMQVAGHEGTFSLLALPYVTPAVIQPSQQTNMTHSENLKLPIPRYQSVRNKLLCDNKTSQASVLNTQNKVPTKGQISLQTSPMTALAEDCPKTHSSSDSSEPVTLTDHNSPEMMVATLQSKNTCVESGSPSVNKTKTAISNVSGPSKVKETSSKPENSSNPVKFSLDSVKTASATAEESFIMSENLKEKPTNSANSVSVLSPAVFGSAVQMTPPAPTGKLPILPYSRMKNSVFCKSQSTNAKDISDISLRPEREKMPALAKAFHAPAKASDKLLAVSLTQAPKQTIREKTFSPSSKVDVDSLKKLNGTPSKRRGRVQDDLLAFQAKRKKCIVNKFREVRERVKADLQPPEDKKTEAVKKYRNIRPKPVMVGQAIAPLTSTVLVEAKSPDHLDKGDFLNSSHASKYSSYNHNETTSATSVDSGKNAYSAVPKPWHRCHVCNHNFQFKHHLQDHMNAHTNKRPYTCRICRKAYIHSGSLSTHMKLHHNEGKPKKFVCCEFCAKIFGHAKVYFGHLREVHRVVISTEPSGSEQQMQDALRNRDTNIKEAEEATERGNRCDFEDLFHNTGEVKLQIRCGQCQFIAQSFGEMKFHLLCSHGEEIQGRVKEGSLQGNRGARGELIKHAAHFWKQHNERRHLAKCSDNEEEFCTYPKLKRQIYIHHQSNADALTKSEMTHSGSSEAAKGMQNAGCGTPSKKIEFWSNAGYNCILCKQVFGRKEDLCNHWQSHHNCEDSSILWTIFSFFSKHGVFELSSVSEY; translated from the exons ATGGTGCCAAAAGTTTTAACATCTGGAATGGTTTCTTGTCTTCAGTCATCTTTGCCTGAACAACATACACCGATTTCAGCAGCTGGTTCTAAACCACTGGTGGTACCAGCTCAAAACTATGCTGTCATGCAGGTAGCTGGTCATGAGGGCACGTTTTCTCTTTTGGCCTTGCCATACGTCACCCCTGCTGTGATACAGCCAAGCCAGCAAACAAACATGACCcattctgaaaacctgaagttGCCTATCCCTCGGTACCAATCTGTAAGAAACAAATTGCTTTGTGACAATAAAACAAGCCAAGCCTCTGTTTTGAATACACAGAACAAGGTACCTACCAAAGGACAGATCTCATTGCAGACTTCCCCCATGACTGCCTTAGCTGAAGACTGTCCAAAAACTCATTCTAGCTCGGACTCATCTGAGCCAGTGACACTAACAGACCATAATTCACCTGAAATGATGGTTGCTACATTACAAAGTAAAAACACTTGTGTGGAATCTGGATCTCCTTcagtgaacaaaacaaaaactgctatCAGTAATGTTTCTGGGCCATCTAAAGTTAAAGAGACTTCAAGCAAGCCAGAAAATTCAAGTAATCCTGTGAAATTTAGCCTGGACTCTGTGAAGACAGCATCTGCAACTGCAGAAGAGTCATTCATTATGTCAGAGAATCTAaaggaaaaacccacaaatTCTGCAAATTCTGTTTCCGTCCTGTCACCAGCAGTTTTTGGTAGTGCAGTACAGATGACTCCACCAGCACCAACAGGAAAACTTCCTATTTTGCCTTACTCAAGAATgaaaaattcagtattttgtaAATCCCAAAGTACTAATGCAAAGGATATATCTGATATTTCACTAAGACCTGAACGTGAAAAGATGCCAGCTTTGGCGAAAGCCTTTCATGCTCCTGCTAAAGCATCTGATAAACTATTAGCTGTATCTTTGACTCAAGCGCCCAAACAGACCATTCGGGAAAAAACCTTCTCTCCATCCAGTAAAGTGGATGTTGACAGCCTTAAAAAGTTGAATGGTACGCCCTCTAAAAGGAGAGGCAGAGTCCAAGATGATTTATTGGCTTTTCAGGCCAAGCGAAAGAAATGCATCGTTAATAAATTTCGAGAAGTAAGAGAGAGGGTGAAAGCTGATCTTCAGCCACctgaagacaaaaaaacagAGGCAGTAAAAAAATACCGTAATATTAGACCCAAACCAGTGATGGTTGGACAGGCAATTGCACCACTGACTTCTACAGTGCTGGTAGAGGCAAAGTCTCCTGACCATTTAGACAAAGGTGATTTTTTAAACAGTTCACATGCCAGTAAATATTCAAGTTACAACCATAATGAGACCACATCAGCTACATCAGTTGATTCAGGTAAAAATGCATACTCAGCTGTACCCAAGCCATGGCACAGATGCCACGTATGTAACCATAACTTCCAGTTCAAACACCATCTTCAGGACCATATGaatgcacacacaaacaaacgGCCCTACACTTGTCGAATCTGCCGGAAGGCCTACATTCATTCTGGAAGCCTGAGCACGCATATGAAACTTCATCACAACGAAGGCAAACCCAAGAAGTTTGTGTGTTGTGAATTCTGTGCTAAGATTTTTGGCCATGCAAAAGTATACTTTGGTCACCTAAGGGAAGTGCACAGGGTTGTTATTAGCACAGAGCCCTCGGGTAGTGAGCAACAGATGCAAGACGCTTTGAGGAACAGGGACACGAATATAAAAGAGGCAGAAGAAGCAACGGAAAG gggAAATAGATGCGATTTTGAAGACCTATTCCATAATACAGGAGAAGTTAAATTACAGATCAGATGTGGTCAGTGTCAATTCATTGCACAGTCTTTTGGTGAAATGAAGTTTCACTTGTTATGCTCTCATGGAGAAGAGATCCAGGGAAGAGTAAAGGAAGGATCTCTGCAAGGAAATAGAGGAGCTAGGGGAGAACTGATCAAACATGCGGCTCACTTCTGGAAACAGCACaatgaaagaagacatttgGCAAAATGCAGTGACAATGAGGAGGAGTTTTGTACTTATCCAAAATTGAAAAGACAAATATACATTCACCATCAAAGTAATGCTGATGCGTTAACTAAAAGTGAAATGACTCATTCAGGAAGCAGTGAAGCAGCCAAGGGGATGCAAAATGCAGGTTGTGGTACACCAAGCAAAAAGATTGAATTTTGGTCTAACGCTGGATATAACTGCATTTTATGCAAGCAggtatttggaagaaaagaggaTCTTTGTAATCATTGGCAAAGTCATCATAACTGTGAAGACTCTTCTATTTTATGGACAATTTTTAGTTTCTTCTCAAAACACGGAGTTTTTGAACTTTCTAGTGTTAGTGAATATTGA